Below is a genomic region from Persicimonas caeni.
AAATTTGTACGCAGGGCGGGCTTCGGGTCGCCGAGATTCGCCAGGCCGGCGATGTGCTGGTGGTGGTGCCCGCCTCCCTCGAGGCGCTCCCCTCGGCGGACGCGCTCGAAAAACTCGCCGAGCAGTTGCGCGAGGCGTCGTCTTGCCGGTATGTCACCGTGGCGATTGACGAAGCGAAAGCGATACAGGACGCATGACCCAGCCATTAGCAGCACAGCTCGAGCACAAGGTGGGCGCCATCCTCGACGAGATGGCGAGCATGGAGAAGATCGTCGTGGCGTTCAGCGGCGGGGTCGACTCGACGGTGGTCGCCGCGCTGGCCAAGCGCGCCCTGGGCGACGGGGCCACGGCGGTGACCGCGGTCAGCGAGACCCTGGGCGGCCGCGAGCTCGAAGAGTCCAAAGAGATCGCCCGCGAGATCGGCATCGCCCACCGGCTCATCGAGTTCAGCGAGCTCGACGACCCGCGGTTTCGGGCCAACACCCCGGCGCGCTGCTTCTTTTGCCAGTCGATGCGCTTCGACCAACTGCGCAATATTGCCGAGGCGATCGACTGCGACGTGCTCGCCTCGGGCACGAACTTCTCGGACACCGGCGACCACCGCCCCGGCCTCGAAGCGATGGCCGAGCGCCGCGTCTACCAACCCCTGCTCGACCACCAGATCGACAAAGACGGCGTGCGCCAGATCGCGCGCTGGCTGGGGCTATCGGCGTGGGACAAGCCCGCCAAGGCGTGCCTGTCGTCGCGCATCCCGCACGGCCTCGAGGTGACCAACGAGCGCCTGCGACGCATCGAGCGCGCCGAGGACGTCCTGCACGACCACGGCTTCGAGCAGTACCGCGTGCGCGACCACGACGGCCTCGCCCGCATCGAAGTCGCGCCCGACGAGATGACTCGCCTGCTCGAACCCGAGCGGCTGCGCCAGATCGCCCGCGGCGTCAAAGACGCCGGGTTCGCGCAGGTCGTTGTGGATATGACGGGGTATCGGTCGGGGAGTTTGAATCCTGTGAAGGGGCGCGTCGGTTCTTGAAAGTGCTATTTGAGGCGAGGGCGAACGACGCCCTCGCAAACTACAATTTGGGGGTCGTTTCAATGCGGCTCTTGTGGTGATTGAAACGACCCTCAAATTGTAGTTCCGCGCCGCTGTTCAGGCGCCCTAAATAGCCGGCGCCCCTCATCTGCAAGGCCATCTCTTTCGACAAACGACCCACTCTTTCGACAA
It encodes:
- the larE gene encoding ATP-dependent sacrificial sulfur transferase LarE, encoding MTQPLAAQLEHKVGAILDEMASMEKIVVAFSGGVDSTVVAALAKRALGDGATAVTAVSETLGGRELEESKEIAREIGIAHRLIEFSELDDPRFRANTPARCFFCQSMRFDQLRNIAEAIDCDVLASGTNFSDTGDHRPGLEAMAERRVYQPLLDHQIDKDGVRQIARWLGLSAWDKPAKACLSSRIPHGLEVTNERLRRIERAEDVLHDHGFEQYRVRDHDGLARIEVAPDEMTRLLEPERLRQIARGVKDAGFAQVVVDMTGYRSGSLNPVKGRVGS